A segment of the Lycium ferocissimum isolate CSIRO_LF1 chromosome 5, AGI_CSIRO_Lferr_CH_V1, whole genome shotgun sequence genome:
aaaaaaaaaaaaaaaacgaaaaacaaACAGAGAACCAAACATATACTATCAGgaggtagtcatattgacagagcagttttcatatttatattttttacacagccagttttttttttttttttttttggcagctCATGAGAAACTTctccattttaattcatccaattTTCTTGCTAGGTTTTGGAGGAAGTGTCCCAAAGATCTTGTCCCAAAAGTCTGAAGTGATTCCATATCCCTTATCTTGAACTTTGAAATGATGGTCCATATGATATCTCTGTAATACACAAtaccaagaaaagaaaaaaaaaaaaaaaaaaaaaaaaaaaaaaaagaacaacacATTACTAATATAACATGAAGAACATGCATCTCCACAAGTACAGATTTATCATTTTTATGGGTTTAGCCTTCCGGTATACAAAAATCTACTGACCCAACAAATCTAAATTTGTGTCATGTAGTTCATTAAGGGGTAAAGTGTTCCTTACCAAGaagttttccatttttagtgttTGAAACCTTTGACTAAGAGTAAAGGAGCCCAACCATCCCACTATAATTGTTGATGGTATTTATCATGTTTATGCtactaataattaaaaatataaccgGATAAGGTAAGATAAGTGATAGGATAATTAACATGAAGTTAtgctattttattttatcatgtATATGTGTAATTTGTAAATATGACTAGTAAAAGtcttggattaatgatgtacCTTGAGCGAATGGGAAATTCCTTTCAATGGCTTGCCATGATGCAAGTAGTAATGGGTGCagtcatacataatataacccAACAAACCTCCTCCAAGAAAGGCAGGGGCATATGTGAAAGGTACTAACAGCTTAACTAAACTCCATAGCTGCAGTACCAAGACAGTAGAAGATTAGAATATAAGAACAAATACATTAtgaaaaaaagccaaaaaaaaaaaaaaaaagagtttcttTAAGTAACAGTTGTCAGGTGGAAACGAcatcttacaaaaaaaaataaaaaaaaatctcaacatATGACTAATATAATAGAATCCAATGTGGTTCGATCTTTCCTGAGACTTTGTGCATAGCGGGAGCTCGGTGCACTGAgctatcttttatttatttattgttgagTATCATCGTCCTAGACGTGGTTGTTGTGGTTGACGTTATTGTTATTACTAAGTATTATTTTTACTTTGTCATAGAATATCTTGACCAGAACTTTGTCAAATACAGAAAGTAATTTTAAAGAACTTTTAATaagtaataaaataataataataacaaaactATAAAAGTGAACTTACTGGGAGTAGCAAAATAGCAGTTGCAGCAGGGGGGAAGACAAGCCTTAGTCCATCCATTGGGTGCTTGTGGTGACAACCATGAAGAAGATAGTGTAGTGTGTTTCCCCTGCATTTCATCCTCTCAAACTATTAGTATTgcttataaagaaaaaaaaaaaaaacactagaGCTAGTAAATAAGCCGGAGCTCCTGTGGATTAGCTAATTGAAAGTAGCTATGAGTATCAAGTACTGACAAATAGTACTCCTTCccttccaatttatgtggcacaatttagatttcgagagtcaaatgaGTTTTTGTTTGACTTGAATTTTTTCATACACCTTCTAAATgttttgaattgtcaattaaTGTGACTTATAGTCTTTTTTTACTCCCTCTATcgcaatttatgtgatacattttcttttttaatctgttaaaaaaagaatgatacatttctatatttagaaataattttacTTAAACTTCCCCTTTTgttcttaatgaaatgatttacagctacacaaatatctatgacttattttagaccacaagttttaaaagtcttttttcttttttaaactccatgcctagtcaaactatattacataaattgggatcgAGGGACTACAAACTTTTCATGTCCGAAGTTTGACTCTTGAAATTCGAAACATGTCCGAAGTTTGACTCTTGAAATTCGAAAccgtgccacataaattg
Coding sequences within it:
- the LOC132056748 gene encoding dihydroceramide fatty acyl 2-hydroxylase FAH2-like → MVAQGFTVDLNKPLVFQVGHLGDSYEGWVHQPIITRESPRFFANGLLEFLTRTPWWAIPSVWVPVVGWLASISSKRGLYPPHIAATLVAGIFLWTLLEYSLHRFVFHMKTTGYWGNTLHYLLHGCHHKHPMDGLRLVFPPAATAILLLPLWSLVKLLVPFTYAPAFLGGGLLGYIMYDCTHYYLHHGKPLKGISHSLKRYHMDHHFKVQDKGYGITSDFWDKIFGTLPPKPSKKIG